The Synechococcus sp. MVIR-18-1 region CGATATTCACCAAAACAACGTCGAGTTGATCGGCGTGATTCTGTTCCGTTTGAAGCATCGCGGGTGCCATGGCTTGGCAGGCCTCACACCAATCGGCGTAAAACTCCAGCACGGTGGGCCGGGAGTTGGTGAGGGCCACCTCAGGATCCAGGGATTGTCTGGCCAGCTGATCGAGAGGCGCTTCCTGATTGAGACCATTGCGCAGCAAAAATAATCCAGCAGCAAGGACCAGTGCAGTGATCAGAAGCAACCCCTTTTGCAAGGGGGTCAGGGTGGCGGGGGCGG contains the following coding sequences:
- a CDS encoding thioredoxin domain-containing protein gives rise to the protein MTGSSAPATLTPLQKGLLLITALVLAAGLFLLRNGLNQEAPLDQLARQSLDPEVALTNSRPTVLEFYADWCEACQAMAPAMLQTEQNHADQLDVVLVNIDNPRWLDLTDQYDVTGIPQLNLFSADGVMRGRSLGARTADELESLAVALIDNAPLPQLAGVGSTSSVPPAETVSSPGPRSHS